The following proteins are co-located in the Pseudobdellovibrionaceae bacterium genome:
- a CDS encoding HU family DNA-binding protein: MNKAQLIEKIAAEVEMTKADAERVLDSFVHIVRTSVKKGDEVKLVGFGTFTKAKRKARTGRNPQTGKAIKIPAAWYPKFRPGSEFKTLLKK; the protein is encoded by the coding sequence ATGAATAAAGCGCAACTTATTGAAAAAATCGCTGCAGAAGTTGAAATGACTAAAGCTGATGCCGAGAGAGTATTAGACTCTTTCGTACACATCGTTAGAACTAGCGTAAAAAAAGGTGACGAAGTTAAATTAGTTGGTTTCGGTACTTTCACAAAAGCAAAAAGAAAAGCTAGAACTGGAAGAAACCCACAAACTGGTAAAGCTATTAAAATTCCAGCTGCATGGTATCCAAAATTCCGTCCAGGTAGCGAGTTCAAAACTTTACTTAAGAAGTAA